The following coding sequences lie in one Lelliottia jeotgali genomic window:
- a CDS encoding Acid shock protein precursor, with amino-acid sequence MKKVLALVVAAAMGLSSAAFAADAATSATPAPAAAATTKAAPAKTVHHKKHKKAAVEQKAQAAKKHHKKAATKPAATTTTAAPTEQKAQAAKKHHKKAAAKPAVEQKAQAAKKHHKKAVKHEAAKPAAQPAA; translated from the coding sequence ATGAAAAAAGTATTAGCTCTGGTTGTTGCCGCTGCTATGGGTCTGTCTTCTGCTGCGTTTGCTGCTGATGCTGCAACCTCCGCTACCCCAGCTCCGGCTGCTGCTGCGACCACTAAAGCGGCGCCAGCAAAAACTGTGCACCACAAAAAACACAAAAAAGCAGCTGTAGAGCAGAAAGCTCAGGCCGCTAAAAAACACCACAAAAAAGCAGCAACCAAACCAGCAGCAACCACCACCACTGCTGCGCCAACTGAGCAGAAAGCCCAGGCTGCGAAAAAACACCACAAGAAAGCAGCAGCTAAACCTGCTGTAGAGCAGAAAGCTCAGGCTGCTAAAAAGCACCACAAAAAAGCAGTAAAACACGAAGCCGCTAAACCTGCTGCACAGCCAGCTGCGTAA